GAAGATGGGTTCCAGCCCGTACGCGAACGCCGCGGCGACCGGGATCAGGAGCCCGATCGAGAGCTCCCGGCGCGAGAGCCCCTCCGGGTTCTCCTGGTTCGTCTCCCACGCGATGACGAGGATGCCGGCGACGACGAGCACGATGCCGACGGCGTGGACGGGCGTGAGCGTCTCGTCGAGGAGGACGACGCCGAACACGGTGGAGACGAGCGCCCACCCGGCGACGATGGGCGCCGTCCTGCTCGCGCCGATCCGCTCGATGCTGGTGTAGCTCAGCACCCGACCCAGCAGCGTGCCCACCAGTCCAGCGACGGCGAAGGAGAGCCACGAGGTTCGCGTCAGGCCGTAGTCGGGGTAGTAGAGCACCGCGACCGACGGGAGCAGGACGAGCACGTTCACGCCGATGACGACGACGACCGCGTCGAGCGCGGCGCCGCCGTCGGTGCCCTTCCGGACGAAGAGGTTCTGGGCGGCGACCGCCAGCGCCGCGCCGAGCGTCAGGAACACGGCGAGGATCGTCGTCGAGTCTACCATCGGTTTCGTCGGGTGGTCGTGGGTAGTTCGGGTCCGGGCATGAGCGGTTCGATTCCGGTGATTTGGATGGTGACGAGGTGGGGAAGGTTTTTCCCGGACGACGTGTCGAACGTCTCGAACGCCCCGCGTCGGTCATCTCTCGGCGTGTCGCATCCGGTATCGGCTCGAATAGCGTGACATCCACCTCGAAAGCCCCCGGAACATCCGATCTTCCACCCCGACAGTGCTGTCAACCAACCCGGCTACCCCAACTCACCCCTCGTGCGGAACCGACAGGACGACCGCCTCGCCCGAGACCACGCGCTCGCCGTCGGCGTCGGCGACCGTCTCGACCCGGAGGCGGTCGCCGCCGAGGTGCTCGACGACCTCGACCGCCGCCCGGACCGTCGTCCCCGGACGGACCGGGTTCTCGAACGAGAGGTCCTGCGAGAGGTAGATCACGTCGCCCGGCAGCCCGGCGAGCGCGGCGCTCACGATCCCCGCCGAGAACGTCCCGTGGGCGATGCGGCCCCCGAACATCGTCCCCGAGGCGTACTCCTCGTCGAGGTGGATGGGGTTGCGGTCGCCGGTGAGGTCGGCGTAGGCGTCGACGTCGTCGGTCGTGACGGCTCGTTCCGCGCTCGCGGCGTCCCCGACGGCTGCGACTGGCATACCGTCGGGTCCGCGGCGCCGTCGAAAAACGCCCGGGTTAACATGTGAAGCGCCCCCTTGAAGGCGCCGCGTTTCCACCCCTCGACCATGCCGAGAGCGGACAACGGCGGCGTCGCGGTCGCGTACGAGGAGCGCGGGCGCGACCCCGCCGACGCGGGGACGGTCGTGCTC
The DNA window shown above is from Halorarum salinum and carries:
- a CDS encoding GRP family sugar transporter, which translates into the protein MVDSTTILAVFLTLGAALAVAAQNLFVRKGTDGGAALDAVVVVIGVNVLVLLPSVAVLYYPDYGLTRTSWLSFAVAGLVGTLLGRVLSYTSIERIGASRTAPIVAGWALVSTVFGVVLLDETLTPVHAVGIVLVVAGILVIAWETNQENPEGLSRRELSIGLLIPVAAAFAYGLEPIFAKFGFAEGTPAAVGLVVKTAAAILGFTLYLRWRGRLPGRTVLRTRNARWFVLAGLANTAFLVGYYAALEIAPVSVVTPIVITNTLFVVALSALFMPKRLERVTPTLAVAATGVVLGVGLITAFG
- a CDS encoding MaoC family dehydratase, which translates into the protein MPVAAVGDAASAERAVTTDDVDAYADLTGDRNPIHLDEEYASGTMFGGRIAHGTFSAGIVSAALAGLPGDVIYLSQDLSFENPVRPGTTVRAAVEVVEHLGGDRLRVETVADADGERVVSGEAVVLSVPHEG